The Microbacterium paraoxydans genome includes a window with the following:
- a CDS encoding BNR-4 repeat-containing protein, which yields MTLRSKVGATAAAALAALVLAVPAPAAAATPDVETVPVTVDSSNQSGWWNPLVVDGDETYFAYNVPGSVAAKHQVNLAVRAADGTWTSGCLRLATGACAEYLDDNGHNQPSIAIDGDGYIHAFVSMHHEPWKYFRSTAPYDATSLVDVSAEMPDAGAAVSYPVTAQGADGDIWLMVRIGADPQARRDGVLYHYDPVAGTWSRETTIAAAVNHSFYPDDLEVDASGKVHVLWEWGPWPADPYRHLGSYAVYDPAAGGFRDVAGQALPTPIRPDTPGAVVWRGYEPGETIGDAVPAVQTAKMALADGELVGVTYRYADETENAFDVRWTTWTGSAWTSETLVDTDALGGGVQTIAALDTTTAGGETRVYAVVSVQDCGITRSQTVLLTAGASGWTADAVGDPVVGQQRLRAATRTDGTDIVYLSAPAVPSGGTLRHAEIPRDGQPGATTLPAIVASLRGDAGGENLALGSTATASSQLRADTGPEKAIDGGCTDASRWISAASDTQPTITVEWDEAAPLDVVRVRSGYTVGPPQTSVLRDFTVELRTASGWVTVGTVTGNTQTTVVVDAQGRTADAVRLVITDPSDSATDVARVYEIEAIAAR from the coding sequence ATGACCCTCCGCTCGAAGGTCGGCGCCACCGCTGCCGCCGCCCTCGCCGCACTCGTCCTCGCCGTGCCCGCTCCGGCCGCTGCCGCGACCCCCGACGTCGAGACCGTGCCCGTCACGGTCGACAGCTCCAACCAGTCCGGCTGGTGGAACCCGCTCGTCGTCGACGGCGACGAGACGTACTTCGCGTACAACGTGCCCGGCTCGGTGGCCGCGAAGCACCAGGTGAACCTCGCCGTCCGCGCCGCCGACGGCACGTGGACCTCGGGCTGCCTGCGGCTGGCGACCGGGGCCTGCGCGGAGTACCTCGACGACAACGGCCACAACCAGCCGTCGATCGCGATCGACGGCGACGGATACATCCACGCGTTCGTCTCGATGCATCACGAGCCGTGGAAGTACTTCCGCTCCACCGCGCCCTACGACGCGACCTCGCTCGTCGACGTGAGCGCCGAGATGCCCGACGCCGGGGCCGCGGTCTCCTACCCGGTCACGGCGCAGGGAGCCGACGGCGACATCTGGCTCATGGTGCGCATCGGCGCCGACCCGCAGGCTCGCCGCGACGGGGTGCTGTACCACTACGACCCCGTGGCCGGGACGTGGAGCCGCGAGACGACGATCGCCGCCGCCGTGAACCACTCCTTCTACCCGGACGACCTCGAGGTCGATGCCAGCGGCAAGGTGCACGTGCTGTGGGAGTGGGGCCCGTGGCCCGCTGATCCCTATCGCCACCTCGGCTCCTACGCGGTGTACGACCCTGCCGCAGGCGGCTTCCGCGACGTCGCCGGGCAGGCGCTGCCGACCCCGATCCGCCCGGACACCCCCGGCGCCGTCGTGTGGCGCGGCTACGAGCCCGGCGAGACCATCGGCGACGCCGTGCCCGCGGTGCAGACCGCGAAGATGGCCCTCGCCGACGGTGAGCTCGTGGGCGTGACCTACCGGTACGCGGACGAGACCGAGAACGCCTTCGACGTGCGGTGGACGACCTGGACCGGCTCCGCCTGGACGAGCGAGACCCTCGTGGACACGGACGCCCTCGGTGGCGGCGTGCAGACCATCGCGGCGCTCGACACCACCACCGCCGGCGGCGAGACCCGCGTCTACGCCGTGGTGTCGGTGCAGGACTGCGGCATCACCCGCAGTCAGACGGTGCTGCTGACCGCCGGGGCCTCCGGATGGACCGCCGACGCCGTGGGCGATCCGGTCGTGGGCCAGCAGCGCCTCCGCGCGGCGACCCGCACGGACGGCACCGACATCGTCTACCTCAGCGCCCCCGCCGTTCCCAGCGGCGGCACGCTGCGGCACGCCGAGATCCCGCGCGACGGGCAGCCGGGGGCGACCACCCTCCCCGCCATCGTCGCCTCCCTCCGGGGCGACGCCGGCGGCGAGAACCTGGCGCTCGGCAGCACTGCGACCGCCTCGTCCCAGCTCCGCGCCGACACCGGCCCGGAGAAGGCGATCGACGGCGGCTGCACGGATGCGAGCCGGTGGATCTCGGCGGCCTCCGACACCCAGCCGACCATCACGGTCGAGTGGGACGAGGCCGCGCCGCTCGACGTCGTCCGGGTCCGCAGCGGATACACGGTCGGCCCGCCGCAGACCTCCGTGCTGCGCGACTTCACCGTCGAGCTGCGCACCGCGAGCGGCTGGGTCACGGTCGGCACCGTCACCGGCAACACCCAGACGACGGTCGTGGTCGACGCCCAGGGGCGGACGGCCGATGCCGTGCGCCTGGTCATCACCGACCCGTCCGACTCCGCCACCGACGTCGCCCGCGTCTACGAGATCGAAGCGATCGCCGCGCGCTGA
- a CDS encoding FAD-dependent oxidoreductase translates to MRTQTVEADIIVVGGGLAGVSAAVAAARLGRRTVLINNRPVLGGNSSSEVRVWVCGATAHGNQRWARETGIIGEMYRENQFRNPEGNPVYWDDVVLDIVRREPNLTLFLNTEVLEAEATGPDDARRVRSVTGWTMGSEIRTVFRGPLFLDCTGDGLVGRLVGARHRLGKESRSEFGEDWAPEQPVREFLGSTLLFYTKDLGHPVKYVAPESAKDISTTPIPSSRIIRSGDSGAHYWWIEWGGTLDIVDDNEAIRDELRSVILGIWDHIKNSGEFDADNLTLEWIGNIPGKREYRRFIGDYTLRQQDILEQTSFDDGVAFGGWSIDLHPAEGMYATGAGAVQRFSDGVFEIPFRTLYSVNVDNLLMAGRDISATHIAFGAARVMATCAAMGEAAGTAAALCYAHDATPRELYEHHRAELRQTLLRADASLIGVANEDPSDLARTAAVTASSTLRTIGTPETAAAAAAPHTLTDDLGIVVPVHPRLDTTELLLGAEADTQVTVEVWSTGRPQNIVPAVLEHRTVIDVPAGGPSWVRAETPFAPEDPQNAIIVLRANPQVQVQLADELPPGVLTLVHRVDNDDRNVQVDRDGLLVQWPTKPLRGRVPAFRTSPHSEAVAPERAVSGYNRPFGGPHLWASAPEAEGPQWLRLDWEQPVTASEIRLVFDDDVDLELNTLHHHRSPDEVLPQLVRDYRVEVQQAGSEEWRTVAEERDNRHRLRVHPLPDDLGALTAARLVVERTNGVAEARVIAFRVQS, encoded by the coding sequence ATGCGCACCCAGACCGTCGAAGCCGACATCATCGTCGTCGGCGGCGGCCTCGCCGGAGTGAGCGCCGCCGTCGCGGCCGCCCGCCTCGGCCGACGTACCGTGCTGATCAACAACCGGCCGGTGCTCGGCGGCAACTCCTCCTCGGAGGTGAGGGTCTGGGTGTGCGGAGCGACCGCCCACGGCAACCAGCGGTGGGCGCGGGAGACCGGGATCATCGGCGAGATGTACCGGGAGAACCAGTTCCGCAACCCCGAGGGCAACCCCGTGTACTGGGATGACGTGGTGCTCGACATCGTGCGCCGCGAGCCCAACCTCACGCTGTTCCTCAACACGGAGGTGCTCGAGGCCGAGGCCACCGGACCCGACGACGCCCGTCGGGTCCGGTCGGTCACCGGCTGGACGATGGGCTCGGAGATCCGCACCGTCTTCCGCGGGCCGCTCTTCCTCGACTGCACCGGAGACGGCCTGGTCGGACGGCTCGTCGGCGCCCGCCACCGACTGGGCAAGGAGAGCCGCAGCGAGTTCGGCGAGGACTGGGCGCCCGAGCAGCCCGTGCGCGAGTTCCTCGGCTCGACGCTCCTCTTCTATACGAAGGATCTCGGGCACCCGGTGAAGTACGTCGCGCCGGAGAGCGCGAAGGACATCTCGACCACCCCGATCCCCTCGTCGCGCATCATCCGCAGCGGCGACAGCGGCGCGCACTACTGGTGGATCGAGTGGGGCGGCACGCTCGACATCGTCGACGACAACGAGGCGATCCGCGACGAGCTGCGGTCGGTGATCCTCGGCATCTGGGACCACATCAAGAACTCCGGCGAGTTCGACGCCGACAACCTGACCCTGGAGTGGATCGGCAACATCCCCGGCAAGCGTGAGTACCGTCGCTTCATCGGCGACTACACGCTGCGCCAGCAGGACATCCTGGAGCAGACGTCGTTCGACGACGGCGTCGCGTTCGGTGGCTGGTCCATCGACCTCCATCCCGCCGAGGGGATGTACGCGACGGGGGCGGGCGCGGTGCAGCGCTTCTCGGACGGCGTCTTCGAGATCCCGTTCCGCACGCTCTACTCCGTCAACGTCGACAACCTGCTCATGGCGGGCCGCGACATCTCGGCCACGCACATCGCCTTCGGTGCCGCCAGAGTGATGGCCACGTGCGCCGCGATGGGCGAGGCCGCGGGCACCGCCGCCGCCCTCTGCTACGCGCACGACGCCACGCCCCGCGAGCTGTACGAGCACCATCGTGCGGAACTCCGGCAGACGCTGCTCCGCGCCGACGCCTCCCTCATCGGAGTCGCGAACGAGGATCCCTCCGACCTCGCCCGCACCGCCGCCGTCACCGCGTCCAGCACCCTGCGCACGATCGGCACCCCGGAGACCGCCGCGGCCGCGGCGGCCCCGCACACCCTGACGGACGACCTCGGCATCGTCGTCCCCGTGCACCCGCGCCTCGACACGACCGAGCTGCTGCTCGGCGCCGAGGCCGACACGCAGGTCACGGTGGAGGTCTGGTCCACGGGCCGCCCGCAGAACATCGTGCCCGCGGTTCTCGAGCACCGCACCGTGATCGACGTCCCCGCCGGTGGGCCGTCCTGGGTGCGGGCGGAGACGCCTTTCGCCCCGGAGGACCCGCAGAACGCGATCATCGTGCTCCGCGCGAACCCGCAGGTGCAGGTGCAGCTCGCCGACGAGCTCCCGCCCGGGGTGCTCACCCTCGTGCACCGGGTCGACAACGACGACCGGAACGTGCAGGTCGACCGCGACGGTCTCCTCGTGCAGTGGCCGACCAAGCCGCTGCGCGGGCGGGTGCCGGCGTTCCGCACGAGCCCGCACTCCGAGGCGGTCGCGCCGGAGCGCGCCGTCTCCGGGTACAACCGCCCGTTCGGCGGTCCGCACCTGTGGGCGTCCGCCCCGGAGGCCGAGGGCCCGCAGTGGCTGCGCCTGGACTGGGAGCAGCCCGTCACGGCCTCCGAGATCCGCCTCGTGTTCGACGACGACGTGGACCTCGAGCTCAACACCTTGCACCACCACCGCAGCCCCGACGAGGTGCTGCCCCAGCTCGTGCGCGACTACCGGGTCGAGGTGCAGCAGGCGGGTTCCGAGGAGTGGCGCACCGTGGCGGAGGAGCGCGACAACCGCCATCGTCTGCGGGTGCATCCCCTGCCGGACGACCTCGGCGCCCTCACGGCCGCCCGCCTCGTGGTGGAGCGGACGAACGGCGTCGCGGAGGCACGCGTGATCGCGTTCCGAGTGCAATCGTGA
- a CDS encoding LacI family DNA-binding transcriptional regulator, translating to MTTSPGGRVLPVARATRTGLIALAVPHLEEPYFAELGSRIVRGADDRGLAVLIVQTEGDHSREIDVANGVGLPPIDGLIHIPRSLTVADLTRRTSPGPLVLLGEHIQVSPFTHVTIDNRAAAYTATEHLLAVGCRRIGFVGRRDARPSDAADRRHAGYLEALAAAGIPADPALTAQVDAFTAEEGERVAGAMAAAIPDLDGIVCSNDSVALGALAALQAQGRSVPGDVAVVGIDDIRAARFAVPALSTIAPDHARLVDAAFTELERQIAAPPGADLPVRHVTVGARLIPRASTAR from the coding sequence GTGACCACCTCGCCCGGCGGCCGCGTGCTCCCTGTCGCGCGGGCCACCCGCACGGGACTCATCGCGCTCGCGGTGCCGCATCTGGAGGAGCCGTACTTCGCGGAGCTCGGCTCGCGCATCGTCCGCGGCGCCGACGACCGGGGCCTGGCGGTGCTCATCGTGCAGACCGAGGGCGACCACAGCCGCGAGATCGATGTCGCCAACGGCGTCGGCCTGCCGCCCATCGACGGGCTCATCCACATCCCGCGCTCGCTCACGGTCGCCGACCTCACGCGCCGCACCTCCCCCGGGCCGCTCGTGCTGCTGGGCGAGCACATCCAGGTGAGCCCGTTCACGCACGTCACGATCGACAACCGCGCCGCCGCCTACACCGCCACCGAGCACCTGCTCGCGGTCGGCTGCCGCCGCATCGGCTTCGTCGGACGCCGCGACGCCCGCCCCTCGGACGCCGCCGACCGTCGGCACGCCGGGTACCTGGAGGCCCTGGCGGCCGCCGGGATCCCCGCCGACCCCGCCCTCACCGCGCAGGTCGACGCCTTCACGGCCGAGGAGGGCGAGCGCGTGGCGGGCGCCATGGCCGCCGCGATCCCCGATCTCGACGGCATCGTCTGCTCGAACGACTCGGTCGCCCTCGGTGCGCTGGCCGCTCTCCAGGCCCAGGGGCGGAGCGTGCCGGGAGACGTCGCCGTCGTCGGCATCGACGACATCCGGGCCGCACGCTTCGCCGTGCCCGCCCTCAGCACCATCGCCCCCGACCACGCCCGCCTGGTGGACGCGGCGTTCACGGAGCTCGAACGGCAGATCGCCGCGCCGCCGGGAGCCGATCTCCCGGTGCGGCACGTGACGGTCGGCGCCCGGCTGATCCCGCGGGCGAGCACGGCCCGATGA
- a CDS encoding DeoR/GlpR family DNA-binding transcription regulator, whose translation MLVTERRERILALTRDRGTASIGELAATLQVSEMTVRRDIDQLAEEGAVERIRGGVRARGLQRLVPAPAASAERRAIVAAAADLVEPGMAVGISGGPTALALARELVRVPELTIVTNALPVSDLFSPPDRADAPYTQTVVLTGGVRTPSQALVGPVAVRALEHLHCDLVFLDAHGLDEQAGITTMNLLEAETNRALMAAGREVVVLAEHTRWGVVGLTTVADLSDIDRLVTDDGLDDGARELLAAHVGTLHVAPRDGGDERALATALAD comes from the coding sequence GTGCTGGTCACGGAACGACGCGAGCGCATCCTCGCCCTGACCCGCGATCGCGGTACCGCCTCCATCGGCGAGCTCGCGGCCACGCTGCAGGTCAGCGAGATGACCGTGCGGCGCGACATCGATCAGCTGGCCGAGGAGGGCGCGGTCGAGCGCATCCGTGGCGGCGTCCGGGCGCGGGGCCTCCAGCGTCTGGTTCCGGCTCCGGCAGCCTCGGCCGAAAGGCGCGCGATCGTCGCGGCGGCCGCGGATCTCGTGGAGCCCGGAATGGCGGTCGGCATCTCCGGCGGACCCACGGCCCTGGCGCTCGCGCGGGAGCTCGTGCGCGTCCCCGAGCTCACGATCGTCACGAACGCCCTGCCGGTCTCCGACCTGTTCTCGCCACCGGATCGCGCCGACGCTCCGTACACGCAGACGGTCGTGCTCACCGGGGGCGTGCGCACGCCCTCGCAGGCCCTCGTCGGGCCGGTCGCGGTCCGCGCCCTGGAGCACCTGCACTGCGATCTCGTGTTCCTCGACGCCCACGGCCTCGACGAGCAGGCCGGCATCACGACCATGAACCTGCTGGAGGCCGAGACCAACCGGGCGCTCATGGCTGCGGGCCGGGAGGTCGTCGTCCTCGCCGAGCACACCCGCTGGGGTGTGGTCGGACTCACGACCGTCGCCGACCTCAGCGACATCGACCGCCTCGTCACCGACGACGGCCTCGACGACGGCGCACGGGAGCTGCTCGCGGCCCACGTCGGCACCCTGCACGTCGCGCCGCGCGACGGCGGCGACGAGCGTGCGCTCGCGACGGCCCTCGCGGACTGA
- a CDS encoding acetylxylan esterase, whose amino-acid sequence MTFPEPYATWFPDATFDGSYGRTEADLRAVRPVPAPHGFADRWRRWRREAAAVDAAPVVLSTSEEQGRRVSVVEHAGVDGVRLRAWVVEPLDGPPRAGVVHGHGYGGRDAVDLARVPDDVAAIYPVARGLGVLNAGIGAPEPTPEHVLAGIDDPERYVLGLCARDLWLAADVLVSVVGALPLYYVGESFGGGIGALALPWDDRFVGATLIVPSFGQYDERLAVPCLGSGETVRQHVLRHPEAREVLRWFDSSTAIGFTEVPVRVEAALWDQYVPPQGQFAVAAGARDLDLAVLPAGHAEYPGSAEVTAAAIRGGREHLERVLAG is encoded by the coding sequence ATGACCTTCCCCGAGCCCTACGCCACCTGGTTCCCCGATGCCACGTTCGACGGCAGCTACGGCCGCACCGAAGCCGACCTCCGTGCCGTGCGCCCCGTGCCCGCGCCGCACGGGTTCGCCGACCGCTGGCGACGCTGGCGGCGGGAGGCCGCCGCGGTGGACGCCGCCCCCGTGGTCCTCTCCACCTCCGAGGAGCAGGGCCGTCGGGTGTCCGTCGTCGAGCATGCCGGCGTCGACGGTGTGCGGCTGCGGGCCTGGGTGGTCGAGCCCCTCGACGGCCCTCCCCGCGCGGGCGTCGTGCACGGCCACGGCTACGGGGGTCGCGACGCCGTCGATCTCGCCCGGGTGCCGGACGACGTCGCGGCGATCTATCCCGTGGCCCGCGGGCTCGGCGTGCTGAACGCGGGGATCGGAGCGCCCGAGCCGACCCCGGAGCACGTGCTCGCGGGCATCGACGATCCGGAGCGCTACGTGCTCGGCCTCTGCGCCCGTGACCTGTGGCTGGCGGCCGACGTCCTCGTCTCGGTCGTCGGCGCGCTTCCTCTCTACTACGTCGGGGAGAGCTTCGGCGGCGGCATCGGCGCGCTCGCCCTGCCGTGGGACGACCGGTTCGTGGGGGCCACCCTCATCGTGCCGAGCTTCGGCCAGTACGACGAACGGCTGGCGGTGCCATGCCTGGGGAGCGGGGAGACCGTGCGTCAGCACGTCCTGCGGCACCCCGAGGCCCGCGAGGTGCTGCGCTGGTTCGACTCCTCCACCGCGATCGGGTTCACGGAGGTGCCGGTCCGGGTGGAGGCGGCCCTGTGGGACCAGTACGTGCCGCCGCAAGGGCAGTTCGCGGTCGCCGCCGGGGCCCGCGACCTCGACCTGGCCGTCCTCCCCGCCGGTCACGCCGAGTACCCGGGGTCGGCGGAGGTGACGGCGGCCGCCATCCGCGGCGGGCGCGAGCACCTCGAGCGCGTACTCGCCGGCTGA
- a CDS encoding glucose-6-phosphate isomerase family protein, with protein MPEYQTPPISPMAIAFDAEKLTLSPEGPTLTRRMSDLEGLFRDHDAWAAAAAGEDPIVYTVVSSPVPEIERELPQSITTIMPGDTGGELWMTKGHQHPDHQGEIYLALHGRGGLLMFDGERTEWLDMLPGTIGYIPPGWAHRSVNTGDEPYSFLAVYPGGAGHDYGWVLEHGMGSRAFRAESGVDLRPYAE; from the coding sequence ATGCCCGAGTACCAGACCCCGCCGATCTCCCCGATGGCGATCGCCTTCGACGCCGAGAAGCTCACCCTCTCCCCTGAAGGCCCCACCCTGACCCGGCGGATGTCCGACCTCGAGGGCCTGTTCCGCGACCACGACGCCTGGGCGGCCGCCGCCGCGGGCGAGGACCCGATCGTCTACACGGTCGTCAGCTCGCCGGTCCCCGAGATCGAGCGGGAGCTGCCGCAGTCGATCACCACGATCATGCCCGGGGACACGGGCGGCGAGCTCTGGATGACGAAGGGCCACCAGCACCCCGACCACCAGGGCGAGATCTACCTCGCGCTGCACGGCCGCGGCGGACTGCTCATGTTCGACGGCGAGCGCACCGAGTGGCTCGACATGCTCCCCGGCACCATCGGCTACATCCCGCCGGGCTGGGCGCACCGCTCCGTGAACACCGGGGACGAGCCCTACTCCTTCCTCGCCGTGTACCCGGGAGGCGCCGGCCACGACTACGGCTGGGTGCTGGAGCACGGCATGGGCTCGCGGGCGTTCCGCGCGGAGTCCGGCGTCGACCTGCGCCCCTACGCGGAATAG
- the xylB gene encoding xylulokinase, translating into MIIAHDLGTTGNKASLHHDDGRLIAAVTVPYPAHFAAGGVAEQDPADWWHAVVTATRDLLSRTGTAAAEVAGLVVSGQMMGAVLLDADGEPARAAIIWADTRAGAQQRELEAAVGAERAYGILGHRLNPTYSLEKIMWVRDNEPEVWQRVRRVCVAKDFIVLRLTGRLATDRSDASGTNAYDQVAGTWSPEILAAARLDPALFPEILESTQIAGPLTPAAAEALGLHIGVQVVMGGGDGPLAAVGSGVVAPEDGAYVCLGTSSWISFAADAPLHDPAMRTFTFDNVVPASFVPTATMQAGGASVQWIAEALSVDPAHPETGRLVAEAASDIDTDDLYFLPYLLGERSPLWDPDARGAFVGLARHHGRAHLVRAVLEGTAFNLLTCIQAFREAGATIDRIDAVGGGAQSDVYLAVLADVWGVPVRRRTIVEEANSLGAAVTGAVGLGLTDFSAARALSEVTAEFTPDPSRHAVYAERHARFTDAYTALAPWFAGRPR; encoded by the coding sequence ATGATCATCGCCCACGACCTCGGCACCACCGGGAACAAGGCGTCCCTGCACCACGACGACGGCCGTCTGATCGCCGCGGTCACCGTGCCGTACCCGGCCCACTTCGCGGCCGGCGGCGTCGCTGAGCAGGACCCGGCCGACTGGTGGCACGCGGTCGTCACGGCGACCCGCGACCTCCTCTCGCGCACCGGCACCGCCGCCGCCGAGGTCGCGGGCCTCGTGGTCAGCGGACAGATGATGGGCGCCGTGCTGCTCGACGCCGATGGCGAGCCCGCACGAGCCGCGATCATCTGGGCCGACACCCGCGCCGGCGCCCAGCAGCGCGAGCTCGAGGCGGCGGTCGGTGCCGAGCGCGCCTACGGGATCCTCGGCCACCGCCTGAACCCCACCTACTCCCTCGAGAAGATCATGTGGGTGCGCGACAACGAGCCCGAGGTGTGGCAGCGCGTGCGCCGGGTGTGCGTCGCCAAGGACTTCATCGTGCTGCGGCTGACCGGGCGGCTCGCCACGGACCGGTCGGACGCCTCGGGCACCAATGCGTACGACCAGGTCGCGGGCACGTGGTCGCCGGAGATCCTCGCGGCCGCGCGGCTCGACCCCGCCCTGTTCCCCGAGATCCTGGAGTCGACGCAGATCGCGGGCCCGCTCACGCCCGCCGCGGCCGAGGCGCTCGGGCTGCACATCGGCGTCCAGGTCGTGATGGGCGGGGGCGACGGACCGCTCGCCGCGGTCGGCTCCGGCGTCGTGGCCCCGGAGGACGGCGCCTACGTGTGCCTCGGCACCTCCTCGTGGATCTCCTTCGCGGCCGACGCCCCGCTGCACGACCCCGCGATGCGCACCTTCACGTTCGACAACGTCGTGCCCGCGTCGTTCGTGCCGACCGCGACCATGCAGGCCGGCGGCGCCTCGGTGCAGTGGATCGCCGAAGCCCTCTCCGTCGACCCCGCACACCCCGAGACGGGGCGCCTCGTCGCCGAAGCCGCGAGTGACATCGACACCGACGACCTCTACTTCCTCCCGTACCTGCTCGGCGAGCGCTCCCCGCTGTGGGACCCGGATGCGCGCGGGGCCTTCGTCGGTCTCGCCCGCCACCACGGGCGCGCCCACCTCGTGCGCGCGGTCCTCGAGGGGACGGCGTTCAACCTCCTCACCTGCATCCAGGCGTTCCGCGAGGCCGGCGCGACGATCGACCGCATCGACGCCGTCGGCGGCGGGGCGCAGAGCGACGTCTACCTCGCCGTCCTCGCCGACGTGTGGGGCGTGCCGGTGCGGCGCCGCACGATCGTGGAGGAGGCGAACAGCCTCGGTGCCGCGGTCACGGGAGCCGTCGGCCTCGGCCTCACCGACTTCTCCGCCGCCCGGGCGCTCAGCGAGGTCACCGCCGAGTTCACGCCCGACCCGTCCCGGCATGCGGTCTACGCCGAGCGCCACGCCCGCTTCACCGACGCGTACACGGCCCTCGCACCGTGGTTCGCGGGAAGGCCGCGCTGA
- a CDS encoding phosphoglycerate dehydrogenase: protein MGVILVTSRSFSDGDLDLVGRAAQAGHRILRGPAHHDLDELRVLLHGADAWIAGTGPVTDAHLAAGPKLKVVARYGVGTEAVDLAAARDRGIPVTNTPGANADAVADHAVGLMLAALRTIPDGDRRVRTGDWSVRRGRELGAATVGIVGFGRIGQGVARRLSGFGPRLLASDPFLPADLVRDHGADPLGLDDLFRTADVITLHAPGGQRLVDAERLAVMRPGTVLVNTARGDLVDEQAVADALRDGTLAGYAADTLDGDTAAHDSPLLDPALADRVIVTPHLGAQTTQAVDNMGELSLADVLAVLRGADPAHPVPLPASAPEENR, encoded by the coding sequence ATGGGCGTCATCCTCGTCACGAGCCGCTCCTTCTCGGACGGCGACCTCGACCTGGTCGGGCGCGCCGCGCAGGCCGGACACCGCATCCTCCGCGGGCCGGCCCATCACGACCTCGACGAGCTGCGCGTGCTGCTGCACGGTGCCGACGCCTGGATCGCCGGCACCGGACCGGTCACCGACGCGCACCTCGCTGCCGGCCCGAAGCTCAAGGTCGTGGCGCGCTACGGGGTCGGCACCGAGGCGGTGGACCTCGCGGCGGCGCGCGACCGCGGCATCCCGGTCACGAACACCCCTGGGGCGAACGCGGATGCGGTCGCCGACCACGCGGTCGGCCTCATGCTCGCCGCCCTGCGCACCATCCCGGACGGCGACCGCCGCGTGCGGACCGGCGACTGGAGCGTGCGCCGCGGACGGGAGCTCGGCGCCGCGACCGTCGGCATCGTCGGCTTCGGGCGGATCGGCCAAGGGGTCGCGCGGCGACTGAGCGGGTTCGGCCCGCGGCTGCTCGCCTCCGACCCGTTCCTCCCCGCCGACCTCGTGCGGGACCACGGCGCCGACCCCCTCGGCCTCGACGACCTGTTCCGCACCGCCGACGTGATCACCCTGCACGCCCCCGGCGGTCAGCGCCTCGTCGACGCCGAGCGCCTCGCCGTGATGCGACCCGGCACCGTACTCGTCAACACGGCCCGCGGCGACCTCGTGGATGAGCAGGCCGTGGCGGACGCGCTGCGTGACGGCACCCTCGCCGGGTACGCCGCCGACACTCTCGACGGCGACACCGCCGCGCACGACAGTCCCCTGCTCGACCCTGCTCTCGCCGACCGCGTCATCGTCACCCCGCACCTCGGTGCCCAGACCACCCAGGCCGTCGACAACATGGGAGAGCTGTCGCTCGCGGATGTGCTCGCCGTCCTCCGCGGCGCCGACCCCGCCCACCCCGTGCCCCTGCCCGCGTCCGCTCCCGAGGAGAACCGATGA